In Desulfotignum phosphitoxidans DSM 13687, a single window of DNA contains:
- a CDS encoding DUF4198 domain-containing protein: MHPRTIAASSMMAAFLILATIHPAPAHFGAVIPSDDIVTQADDNTLKVEVKFIHPMEMQYMEMAGPKAFGVLHNGRKTDLRNTLAPAKGKSPDQDQAVTFWTTDYQIRRPGDHTFYVEPTPYWEPAEDLFIVHYTKVCVNAFGLEQGWDQPVGLETEIIPFTRPYGLWTGNLFTGQVRVKGAPVPFAEVEIEYLNESPGNTHVVVPPADPYVTQVVKADENGMFSYAMPKAGWWGFSALNKADWTLTRDGLEKDVEIGAVFWVYTRDMK, from the coding sequence ATGCATCCAAGAACGATAGCAGCATCCTCAATGATGGCGGCGTTTCTGATTCTGGCAACCATCCATCCGGCCCCGGCCCATTTCGGTGCGGTTATCCCGTCCGATGACATCGTCACCCAGGCGGATGACAACACCCTGAAGGTTGAGGTCAAGTTCATCCATCCCATGGAAATGCAGTATATGGAGATGGCCGGACCCAAGGCGTTCGGGGTTCTGCACAACGGCCGGAAAACGGATCTGCGCAACACGCTTGCGCCGGCCAAAGGGAAAAGTCCGGACCAGGATCAAGCGGTCACCTTCTGGACCACGGACTATCAGATCCGCAGACCCGGTGACCACACCTTTTATGTCGAACCCACGCCCTATTGGGAACCGGCTGAGGATCTTTTCATCGTTCATTACACCAAAGTCTGCGTGAACGCATTCGGCCTGGAACAGGGATGGGATCAGCCCGTGGGACTGGAGACCGAGATCATCCCGTTTACACGGCCGTATGGACTCTGGACGGGTAATCTGTTTACCGGCCAGGTACGGGTCAAAGGTGCGCCCGTGCCTTTTGCCGAAGTGGAAATTGAATATTTGAATGAAAGCCCGGGAAATACCCATGTGGTGGTCCCTCCGGCAGATCCCTATGTCACCCAGGTGGTCAAAGCCGATGAAAACGGGATGTTCAGCTATGCCATGCCCAAAGCCGGGTGGTGGGGGTTCTCCGCACTCAACAAAGCGGACTGGACCCTTACCCGTGACGGGCTGGAAAAAGACGTGGAGATCGGGGCTGTCTTCTGGGTGTATACCCGTGATATGAAATAA
- a CDS encoding queuosine precursor transporter has translation MNELLWPVMLAVNFGFILFSYKMFGRPGLYAWVPLAAIVSNIQVIKLVELFGITATLGNIVYASSFLVTDILSEMYGKKQAEKAVFIGLFSLVAMTVLMNLALWFTPAPDDFTQDSLANIFGFMPRIAAASLLAYLVSQLHDVWAYDFWRRRFPGLRRIWLRNNASTMVSQFIDSTVFTVLAFWGVFPPAVLVQIFWTTYLLKWVVGVADTPFIYLARHWFDQGKIPGTDTAA, from the coding sequence TTGAACGAACTGCTCTGGCCGGTCATGCTGGCCGTCAACTTTGGATTTATCCTTTTTTCCTACAAAATGTTCGGCCGCCCGGGTCTTTATGCCTGGGTCCCTCTGGCTGCCATTGTTTCCAATATCCAGGTGATCAAGCTGGTGGAACTGTTCGGCATCACGGCCACCTTAGGCAATATTGTGTATGCCTCCTCTTTTTTGGTCACGGATATTCTGTCTGAGATGTACGGCAAAAAACAGGCGGAAAAAGCCGTGTTCATCGGGCTGTTTTCCCTGGTGGCCATGACCGTGCTCATGAATCTGGCCCTGTGGTTCACCCCGGCCCCGGATGATTTTACCCAGGACAGCCTGGCAAATATTTTCGGGTTCATGCCCCGGATTGCCGCGGCCAGCCTCCTGGCCTACCTGGTGTCCCAGCTGCATGATGTGTGGGCCTATGATTTCTGGCGCAGGCGGTTTCCGGGCCTGCGGCGCATCTGGCTGCGCAACAACGCCTCCACCATGGTCAGCCAGTTCATCGACTCCACCGTGTTCACGGTGCTGGCTTTCTGGGGCGTGTTTCCCCCGGCCGTGCTGGTGCAGATTTTCTGGACCACGTATCTGCTCAAGTGGGTGGTGGGGGTGGCGGATACCCCGTTCATCTACCTGGCCCGGCACTGGTTTGATCAGGGGAAAATTCCCGGGACGGATACGGCTGCCTGA
- a CDS encoding glycine--tRNA ligase — translation MGKNKKQETLMDKVVSLSKRRGFVYPGSEIYGGLANAWDFGPLGVELLNNLKQAWWKKFVIERTDMVGLDAAILMNPETWVASGHVGSFADPLMDCKKCKSRDRADKLVEKWQFDNQSDLAPANWAGEKTPPRDMLDFINEKNIACPYCGALDWTLPKAFNLMFKTKQGVVEGEGKDIYLRPETAQGIFVNFKNVLTTSRKKVPFGIAQIGKAFRNEITPGNFVFRTREFEQMEIEFFCKPGTDLEWHELWKNFAMDWYKGLNVNPDNLRLRDHDASELSHYSNATSDIEYRYPFGWGELCGIASRTDYDLKQHMEHSGKDLQYFDEVTKEKFVPFVIEPSLGVQRSALVFLCDAYEEQTLEDGDTRVVLHLHNQLAPVKIAVLPLQKKLGDEAQKVFTLLVKELGLNIDFDMVGSIGKRYRRHDEAGTPYCVTFDFDSREDESVTIRDRDTMDQIRMKIAELPAYFREKFKY, via the coding sequence ATGGGGAAAAATAAAAAGCAGGAAACATTGATGGATAAGGTGGTGTCTTTATCCAAACGCAGGGGGTTTGTATATCCGGGCTCTGAAATTTACGGGGGTCTGGCCAATGCCTGGGATTTCGGGCCGTTGGGTGTGGAATTGCTCAACAACCTCAAACAGGCCTGGTGGAAAAAATTTGTCATTGAAAGAACCGATATGGTGGGCCTGGATGCCGCCATTCTCATGAACCCGGAAACTTGGGTGGCTTCCGGGCATGTGGGCAGTTTTGCCGATCCTTTGATGGACTGTAAAAAATGCAAATCCCGGGACCGGGCCGACAAACTGGTGGAAAAATGGCAGTTTGACAACCAGTCAGACCTGGCCCCGGCCAACTGGGCCGGTGAAAAAACCCCGCCCCGGGACATGCTGGATTTCATCAATGAAAAAAATATTGCCTGTCCCTATTGCGGGGCCCTGGACTGGACATTGCCCAAGGCCTTCAACCTGATGTTCAAAACCAAGCAGGGGGTTGTGGAAGGGGAAGGAAAAGACATCTATCTGCGGCCTGAGACGGCCCAGGGCATTTTTGTGAACTTTAAAAACGTGCTGACCACCTCCCGGAAAAAAGTGCCTTTTGGCATTGCCCAGATCGGCAAGGCGTTCAGAAACGAAATCACCCCGGGCAACTTTGTGTTCAGAACCCGGGAATTCGAGCAGATGGAGATCGAATTTTTCTGCAAACCCGGCACGGACCTGGAATGGCATGAACTTTGGAAAAACTTTGCCATGGACTGGTACAAAGGACTCAATGTCAATCCGGACAACCTGCGGCTCAGAGACCATGATGCGTCCGAGCTGTCCCACTACTCCAACGCCACGTCAGACATCGAATACCGGTATCCGTTCGGCTGGGGAGAGCTGTGCGGCATCGCGTCCCGGACCGATTACGATCTGAAACAGCATATGGAACATTCGGGCAAGGATTTGCAGTATTTTGACGAGGTGACCAAGGAAAAGTTCGTCCCCTTTGTCATCGAACCCTCTTTGGGGGTTCAGCGGTCCGCTTTGGTATTTTTGTGCGACGCCTATGAAGAACAGACCCTGGAGGATGGGGACACCCGAGTGGTACTGCACCTGCACAACCAGCTGGCACCCGTCAAGATTGCGGTTTTGCCCCTGCAAAAGAAACTGGGAGACGAGGCCCAGAAGGTCTTCACCCTGCTGGTAAAAGAACTGGGCCTGAACATCGATTTCGACATGGTGGGCAGCATCGGCAAACGATACCGCCGCCACGATGAAGCCGGCACCCCCTATTGCGTGACCTTTGACTTTGATTCCCGGGAAGATGAGTCCGTCACCATCCGGGACCGGGACACCATGGACCAGATCCGCATGAAAATTGCCGAACTGCCGGCGTATTTCCGGGAAAAATTTAAATATTAA
- a CDS encoding nickel pincer cofactor-dependent isomerase, group 22: MFTLDVSDDFAFPDMFRIHMQPQIPPAVDIRSVLASEWERCREKCAIHPGDRIAIGVGSRKIPDLPQIVTCVVNRLKHAGAKPFILPAMGSHGGGTAQGQIAILAKQGIVESVVGAPVRATMDVAASGRVEGIPVYMDRLAHEADGLVLINRVKPHTDFTGPVESGVIKMLAIGLGNRTGADGYHKAAVEKGFSHVLMAVGRHLLAATPFLFGVALVENQNHAVCEICLGTVREMEALERRLLKTARTCLPRLPLDAIDLLIVDEMGKDISGAGLDPNVIGGKGTCVWSDDRPVPDITRIFVRDLSVATKGNAMGLGRLDVATEKLVNKIDMQTTAVNAITACCPEDCKIPLTLATEKQAVAAALQTLRSYTLDDLKVVHIRNTRDLGRMMVSKGCLPDLAGRKDICVVSTGSPMTFDQTGHLADAL, translated from the coding sequence ATGTTCACGCTTGATGTGTCAGATGATTTTGCGTTTCCGGATATGTTCCGGATTCATATGCAGCCACAGATTCCTCCGGCCGTGGACATAAGGTCTGTTCTTGCGTCTGAATGGGAACGCTGCCGGGAAAAGTGTGCCATACATCCCGGAGACCGGATTGCCATCGGGGTGGGCAGCCGCAAAATTCCGGATCTGCCCCAGATTGTCACATGCGTGGTGAACCGGCTGAAACATGCGGGTGCCAAACCGTTTATCCTCCCTGCCATGGGCTCCCACGGGGGCGGCACGGCCCAAGGTCAGATTGCCATACTGGCCAAACAGGGGATTGTGGAGTCCGTGGTGGGTGCCCCTGTCAGGGCCACCATGGATGTGGCGGCTTCAGGCCGGGTGGAGGGAATCCCTGTTTACATGGATCGGCTGGCTCATGAGGCGGACGGGCTGGTGCTCATCAACCGGGTCAAACCGCACACCGACTTTACCGGACCGGTTGAAAGCGGGGTCATCAAGATGCTGGCCATCGGCCTGGGCAACCGGACAGGCGCAGACGGATATCACAAAGCTGCCGTGGAAAAAGGGTTCTCCCATGTGCTCATGGCCGTGGGCCGGCATCTGCTGGCCGCCACCCCGTTTTTGTTCGGCGTGGCCCTGGTGGAAAATCAGAACCATGCCGTATGTGAGATTTGTCTGGGCACGGTCCGGGAGATGGAAGCGTTGGAACGGCGCCTGCTGAAAACCGCCCGCACCTGCCTGCCCAGACTGCCTCTGGATGCCATTGATCTGCTGATCGTGGACGAGATGGGCAAGGATATCAGCGGCGCCGGCCTGGACCCCAACGTTATCGGCGGCAAAGGCACCTGCGTCTGGAGCGATGACCGGCCTGTGCCGGATATCACCCGGATCTTTGTCCGGGATCTCAGTGTCGCCACCAAAGGCAACGCCATGGGCCTGGGCAGGCTGGATGTGGCCACTGAAAAACTGGTGAACAAAATCGATATGCAGACCACGGCCGTCAATGCCATCACGGCCTGCTGCCCGGAAGACTGCAAGATCCCGTTGACCCTGGCAACGGAAAAACAGGCCGTGGCAGCGGCATTGCAGACCCTGCGGTCCTATACCCTGGATGACCTGAAAGTGGTTCATATCCGAAACACCCGGGATCTGGGCCGGATGATGGTATCAAAAGGGTGCCTGCCCGATCTGGCCGGCAGAAAAGATATCTGCGTGGTTTCCACTGGATCGCCCATGACGTTTGATCAAACCGGACACCTGGCTGATGCCCTGTGA
- the hisC gene encoding histidinol-phosphate transaminase, with product MPEFDVTSFAREHVARMAPYVPGKPILEVRQEYGLDKVVKLSSNECPFELPAALGEAVAEAVTGSNRYPDALCRQLRAQVAARLKISESHLIFCNGAEEGIRLIAQIFLNQGEKAVIPTPIFDAYSTATLLMGGQPVKLPLKGHRIDLDAVLSFCKQEKDIKLVWLCSPSNPTGDILTKKETDGFLTQLPPHIMVVLDEAYREFVTDDQAVCTEDYLEKDPRVIGLRTFSKAYGLAGLRIGYIVAHPRVIALVNNVKLPFNVNSAAMAAAGYMLEETDFAEKHVALAVSERTFMREQLCRRGLEVPESQANFLFVKLPDNTRLDGTALFHRLLPKGFVVRPGTAFGVPGYFRMSLGTREDNLEFLQEFDRAMP from the coding sequence ATGCCCGAATTTGATGTGACATCGTTTGCCAGGGAACATGTGGCCCGGATGGCGCCCTATGTCCCGGGAAAACCCATTCTGGAAGTACGGCAGGAATACGGCCTGGACAAGGTGGTCAAGCTGTCTTCCAATGAATGTCCTTTTGAACTGCCGGCCGCACTGGGCGAAGCGGTGGCAGAGGCCGTCACGGGGTCCAACCGGTATCCGGATGCCCTGTGCCGGCAGTTGCGGGCCCAGGTGGCGGCCCGGCTGAAAATCAGTGAATCCCACCTGATTTTCTGCAACGGGGCCGAAGAAGGAATCCGGCTCATTGCCCAGATTTTTTTGAACCAGGGGGAAAAAGCCGTAATTCCCACTCCGATTTTCGATGCCTACAGCACGGCCACCCTGCTCATGGGAGGACAGCCCGTGAAGCTGCCCCTGAAAGGCCACCGCATCGATCTGGATGCCGTGCTCTCCTTTTGTAAACAGGAAAAAGATATCAAGCTGGTCTGGCTGTGCTCGCCCTCCAACCCCACGGGTGATATTCTGACAAAAAAGGAAACGGACGGATTTCTGACACAGCTGCCCCCGCACATCATGGTGGTGCTGGACGAGGCTTACAGGGAATTTGTCACCGATGATCAGGCGGTCTGCACCGAAGATTACCTGGAAAAGGATCCCCGGGTGATCGGGCTGAGAACCTTTTCCAAAGCCTATGGCCTGGCCGGGCTGAGGATCGGGTACATTGTGGCCCATCCCCGGGTGATTGCGCTGGTAAACAATGTCAAACTGCCTTTTAACGTGAATTCCGCGGCCATGGCTGCGGCCGGGTACATGCTTGAGGAAACGGATTTTGCAGAAAAACATGTGGCTTTGGCCGTGTCCGAGCGGACATTCATGCGGGAACAACTGTGCCGCCGGGGCCTGGAAGTGCCGGAATCCCAGGCCAATTTTTTATTTGTAAAACTGCCGGACAACACCCGGCTGGACGGCACGGCCCTGTTTCACCGGTTGCTTCCCAAAGGGTTTGTGGTCCGGCCGGGCACAGCGTTCGGCGTGCCCGGATACTTCAGGATGTCTTTAGGCACCCGGGAGGATAACCTTGAATTTTTACAGGAATTTGACAGGGCCATGCCCTGA
- a CDS encoding transporter substrate-binding domain-containing protein, with protein MKVVTSVLCGILMLGLATVAGADDTLVVGTSADYPPYEYTDDKGEFVGFDMDLIRAVGEKMGKKVKIVDMGFDTLIAGLQNKKIDAVIAAMQASEERKQKVDFSITYHEIKDAILAKADSDIELTSINEIVDYKVASQTGTIQEKWIQDNLIKTGKLPEENYFSYERVDNAAMDIKAGRVDVLHIIADPAISLAEKNDLKIALITTEAVSAGQSIAVTKGNTELLDAINKAIEELKADGTLQALMDKYKLL; from the coding sequence ATGAAAGTTGTAACTTCTGTTTTATGCGGGATCCTGATGCTGGGACTGGCCACGGTGGCCGGTGCCGATGACACCCTTGTGGTGGGAACGTCCGCAGATTATCCGCCCTATGAATACACGGATGACAAAGGCGAGTTCGTGGGATTTGACATGGATCTGATCCGGGCCGTGGGTGAAAAAATGGGCAAAAAAGTCAAAATTGTGGACATGGGGTTTGACACCCTCATCGCCGGGCTCCAGAACAAAAAAATCGATGCCGTGATCGCTGCCATGCAGGCCAGTGAGGAGCGTAAGCAGAAAGTGGATTTTTCCATCACCTATCATGAGATCAAGGATGCGATTCTGGCAAAAGCGGATTCAGACATCGAACTGACCTCGATAAACGAGATCGTTGATTACAAAGTAGCGTCCCAGACCGGCACCATCCAGGAAAAATGGATCCAGGACAACCTGATCAAAACCGGTAAACTGCCCGAGGAAAACTATTTTTCCTATGAACGGGTGGACAATGCGGCCATGGATATCAAGGCCGGCCGGGTGGACGTGCTGCACATCATTGCAGACCCGGCCATTTCCCTGGCGGAAAAAAACGATCTCAAGATCGCTTTGATCACCACGGAAGCCGTGTCTGCCGGCCAGAGCATTGCCGTGACCAAGGGGAATACGGAACTGCTGGATGCCATCAACAAAGCCATTGAAGAGCTCAAGGCGGACGGCACTTTGCAGGCATTAATGGATAAATACAAACTGCTGTAA
- a CDS encoding amino acid ABC transporter permease, which translates to MTPFFTMLQFLLPGLGVTVSVTLIALGLGGCIGALMAVFRVYGNPVVKGLAVSYSIVVRAVPVVVIIFILFFVISAFIDLSPFMSGAIALGFASGAYQTEIFRGAILSVPRGQMTAARGIGMSRAKAIRCIILPQAFRVSIPSLINEVTLVLKDSSLVFVIGVPELMRRAQYASASTMEPLLAFGTAACFYILLTLTLSKLLEAVEKRFAVQF; encoded by the coding sequence ATGACACCATTTTTCACCATGCTGCAGTTTCTGCTGCCGGGCCTGGGCGTCACCGTCTCGGTCACGCTCATCGCCCTGGGCCTGGGCGGATGTATCGGTGCCCTGATGGCCGTGTTCCGGGTATATGGCAACCCTGTGGTCAAAGGCCTGGCAGTTTCCTACAGCATCGTGGTGCGGGCCGTGCCCGTGGTGGTGATCATCTTTATTCTGTTTTTTGTGATTTCCGCGTTCATCGACCTGTCCCCGTTCATGTCCGGAGCCATTGCCTTAGGGTTTGCCAGCGGGGCATACCAGACCGAAATTTTCAGAGGCGCGATTCTATCCGTGCCCCGGGGACAGATGACGGCGGCCCGGGGCATCGGCATGTCCCGGGCCAAAGCCATCCGGTGCATTATCCTGCCCCAGGCGTTCCGGGTGTCCATTCCTTCACTGATCAACGAAGTGACCCTGGTGCTGAAAGATTCCTCTCTCGTGTTTGTCATCGGCGTGCCGGAACTGATGCGAAGAGCCCAGTATGCCAGTGCCAGCACCATGGAGCCGCTGCTGGCATTCGGCACGGCAGCCTGTTTTTACATCCTTTTGACCCTGACATTGAGCAAGTTGCTGGAAGCGGTTGAAAAACGGTTTGCCGTCCAATTTTAA
- a CDS encoding amino acid ABC transporter ATP-binding protein yields the protein MIRPVLKIENLHKSFGATPVVRDVSFDVNPSEVIVIIGSSGTGKSTLLQCLNLLHRPTSGRIFLEDQEITASGMNEDTVRRQMGMVFQEFNLFNHLTVLGNVTIGMTKVLGMPAKDAEKKAMTELSRVGMADHRHKYPSQLSGGQKQRVGIARALGMDPKVMLFDEPTSALDPELTGEVLAVMQKLAAEGMTMIIVSHEMGFAREAADRVIFMENGRIEEQGPPDRLFTRPESERTQKFLSIITTGKAEPPSGNLEPDTP from the coding sequence ATGATCCGACCTGTTTTGAAAATCGAAAACCTGCACAAATCCTTTGGTGCCACCCCCGTGGTCAGGGATGTCAGTTTTGATGTCAACCCGTCTGAAGTCATTGTGATCATCGGCAGCAGCGGCACGGGAAAAAGCACCCTGCTCCAGTGCCTGAACCTGCTGCACAGGCCCACATCCGGCCGCATCTTTCTGGAAGATCAGGAAATCACGGCTTCCGGTATGAACGAAGATACGGTCCGCCGCCAGATGGGCATGGTGTTCCAGGAGTTCAACCTGTTCAACCATCTCACCGTGCTGGGCAACGTGACCATCGGCATGACCAAAGTGCTGGGCATGCCGGCAAAGGATGCGGAAAAAAAAGCCATGACCGAACTGTCCCGGGTGGGCATGGCGGATCACCGGCACAAATACCCGTCCCAGCTGTCCGGGGGGCAGAAGCAGCGGGTGGGCATTGCCAGAGCTCTGGGCATGGACCCCAAAGTCATGCTGTTTGACGAACCCACCTCGGCCCTGGACCCGGAACTCACGGGTGAGGTGCTGGCTGTGATGCAGAAACTGGCGGCTGAAGGCATGACCATGATTATTGTGTCCCATGAAATGGGATTTGCCAGGGAAGCGGCGGACCGGGTCATTTTCATGGAAAACGGCCGGATCGAGGAACAGGGACCGCCAGACCGGCTGTTCACCCGTCCCGAATCCGAACGCACCCAAAAATTTTTATCCATCATCACCACGGGAAAAGCGGAACCACCCTCCGGGAACCTGGAACCAGACACCCCATGA